The Deltaproteobacteria bacterium PRO3 genome has a window encoding:
- a CDS encoding DUF255 domain-containing protein: MRRLWAFLFWLLSSGTAMAGSGAIPWQPWSEDLFQRAVRENRLVLLDLEAVWCHWCHVMDKETYADPKVAGLIRERFIPVRVDQDSRPDLANRYRDYGWPATIVFNASGRELAKRAGFLPADEMLALLRSASENPDRVLPEAEALVAVDLSEGALSPELRAELRRRHLAAQDEALGGLRLNHKFLDADSVEYSLRRAQAGDAAEARRARRTL, encoded by the coding sequence GTGAGAAGACTTTGGGCATTCTTGTTTTGGCTTTTGTCCTCCGGCACCGCGATGGCTGGATCGGGGGCCATTCCGTGGCAGCCTTGGTCGGAGGATCTATTCCAGCGCGCCGTTCGTGAAAATCGCCTGGTGCTCTTGGACCTCGAGGCGGTGTGGTGCCACTGGTGCCACGTGATGGACAAGGAGACCTACGCCGACCCCAAGGTGGCGGGCTTGATCCGCGAGCGCTTCATCCCGGTGCGGGTCGATCAGGATTCGCGTCCCGACCTGGCCAACCGCTATCGGGACTACGGCTGGCCGGCGACGATCGTCTTCAATGCCTCGGGCCGCGAGCTCGCGAAGCGGGCGGGTTTCCTCCCCGCCGACGAGATGCTCGCCTTGCTGCGAAGCGCCTCGGAGAATCCCGATCGGGTCTTGCCCGAGGCCGAGGCGCTCGTTGCCGTCGACCTTTCGGAAGGGGCGCTGTCGCCGGAGCTGCGGGCGGAGCTGCGCCGACGGCACCTTGCGGCCCAAGACGAGGCCTTGGGCGGCCTACGCCTGAATCACAAGTTCCTCGACGCGGACAGCGTGGAGTACTCGCTGCGCCGCGCCCAAGCGGGCGACGCCGCCGAGGCCCGGCGCGCGCGCCGGACGCTC
- a CDS encoding sigma-70 family RNA polymerase sigma factor, with protein sequence MTQTAEQLIRCGRGDTGAFAELYRATSAHLFALALRILRRREWAEEALQEGFSKIWRHASDYDREKGAPLTWMGSIVRNTALDRLRRAKRESLIDPEGPIQNLQDEGPGPFDQAAQGMEAKALQRCLETLTQEQRESLSLAYWRGLTHMELAAALKKPLGTVKTWVRRGLDQLRKCLEG encoded by the coding sequence ATGACGCAAACCGCCGAACAACTGATCCGCTGCGGCCGAGGCGACACCGGCGCCTTCGCCGAGCTGTATCGCGCGACCTCCGCGCATCTGTTCGCCCTGGCCCTGCGTATCCTCCGTAGGCGGGAGTGGGCCGAGGAGGCCCTGCAGGAGGGTTTTAGCAAGATCTGGCGCCACGCCTCGGATTACGATCGGGAGAAGGGCGCCCCGCTCACCTGGATGGGCAGCATCGTCCGCAACACGGCCCTCGACCGGCTGCGCCGGGCGAAGCGCGAAAGCCTGATCGACCCGGAAGGCCCTATCCAGAACTTGCAGGACGAAGGACCCGGGCCCTTCGACCAAGCGGCGCAGGGCATGGAGGCCAAGGCCCTGCAGCGCTGTCTGGAGACTTTGACGCAGGAACAGCGGGAAAGCCTCTCGCTGGCCTACTGGCGCGGCCTCACCCACATGGAGCTCGCCGCGGCGCTTAAGAAGCCCCTCGGCACGGTCAAGACCTGGGTGCGCCGCGGCCTGGACCAATTAAGGAAGTGTCTCGAAGGATGA
- a CDS encoding DUF4331 domain-containing protein gives MKNFRKSSAALAALSLAGLAFLQGCGNGDNGGTGSFVQVERLARPAINEGLIVTPDFLNAFNQIPPTADLSDAAAPVRAEALNTLTAVGNANPAATAGAFLPDVMRVDTTVASPVGTAAYANCLNAAGSPCAGRKLEDDVIDVTLTVVTSGGITTDNVSYAGEPGNPGQGHQKLNGQADFNQAAVFPFLAPAN, from the coding sequence ATGAAAAATTTTAGAAAATCCTCGGCGGCCCTGGCCGCGCTTTCCTTGGCCGGCCTGGCCTTCCTGCAGGGCTGCGGCAACGGCGACAACGGCGGGACGGGCAGCTTCGTCCAAGTCGAACGCCTGGCCCGGCCCGCGATCAACGAGGGCCTGATCGTCACGCCCGACTTCCTCAACGCCTTCAACCAGATCCCGCCGACGGCGGACTTGAGCGACGCGGCCGCCCCGGTGCGCGCCGAGGCGCTCAACACGCTGACGGCCGTGGGCAACGCCAACCCCGCCGCGACGGCGGGGGCCTTCCTGCCCGACGTGATGCGCGTCGACACGACGGTCGCCAGCCCGGTCGGGACCGCGGCCTACGCGAACTGCCTCAACGCCGCGGGCAGCCCCTGCGCCGGCCGCAAGCTGGAGGACGACGTCATCGACGTCACCCTCACGGTGGTGACGAGCGGCGGCATCACGACCGACAACGTCTCCTACGCGGGAGAGCCGGGCAACCCGGGACAGGGCCACCAGAAGCTCAACGGCCAGGCCGACTTCAACCAGGCGGCGGTCTTTCCCTTCTTGGCGCCGGCGAATTGA
- a CDS encoding DUF4331 domain-containing protein, protein MLRWKSASIVSLALLAALAAPPARASDHDDGETDLKSRSLNLTDLYVFREGDQSGVEADNANLIFVMNTNPRSLARQQYYFSAQARYEFHVTRRATRDDPVTGMEDVLLRLEFGAPDASGRQPVTLTAVRDGQTLTLTRTAGGMPIQTTLLGDAAPIENELNVGGDSLTLFAGLREDPFFFDVEAFFRVRAGALGLGPAVGFRPPAEAIDFAKGYNVNAIVLRIPIAFLAGDSGAQVFDVWETISIPDLVTAP, encoded by the coding sequence ATGCTCCGCTGGAAATCCGCATCGATCGTGTCGCTCGCCCTGCTGGCCGCCCTCGCGGCGCCGCCCGCCCGGGCCTCCGACCACGACGACGGCGAAACCGATCTCAAGTCCCGCAGCCTTAACCTGACCGACCTCTACGTCTTCCGCGAGGGAGACCAGAGCGGCGTCGAGGCCGACAACGCCAACCTGATCTTCGTCATGAACACCAACCCGCGTTCCCTGGCGCGGCAGCAGTACTATTTCAGCGCCCAGGCGCGCTACGAGTTCCACGTCACGCGCCGCGCGACGCGGGACGATCCTGTTACGGGAATGGAGGACGTGCTCTTGCGCCTCGAGTTCGGTGCGCCCGACGCCTCCGGCCGGCAACCGGTCACCCTGACCGCCGTGCGCGACGGCCAGACCCTGACCCTCACCCGGACGGCCGGCGGCATGCCGATCCAGACGACCCTGCTGGGCGACGCCGCGCCGATCGAAAACGAGCTGAATGTCGGCGGCGACAGCCTGACGCTCTTCGCCGGCCTGCGCGAGGATCCCTTTTTCTTCGACGTCGAGGCCTTCTTCCGCGTCCGCGCGGGCGCGCTGGGCCTGGGGCCCGCGGTGGGCTTCCGGCCGCCCGCCGAGGCGATCGACTTCGCCAAGGGCTACAACGTCAACGCCATCGTGCTGCGCATCCCCATCGCCTTCCTGGCGGGCGACAGCGGGGCGCAGGTCTTCGACGTCTGGGAGACGATCTCGATTCCCGATCTGGTGACCGCGCCCTGA
- a CDS encoding DUF692 domain-containing protein, whose amino-acid sequence MSVAGIKNLGVGLGLRRENVDDLLARLPAELDCLEIAPENYMKTGGKLYRQYRELAERYPVAIHGLSLSVGSLHPLSRKFLKELRVFLKEARALWMSDHLCYSSVLGAQFHDLLPLPLSREAIRHVVPRIRQVQDYLEMPFAIENVSYYASAGKDEMPEWEFLREVAERADCSLLLDVNNIYVNAVNHGFDPYEYLRDLPYERVLHIHVAGHIQYQDFLLDTHGAPVIDPVWDLLRYVAKRARPKAVIIERDHNLPVLEESLAEVATAKRIFAEARVPRPAPRPSAGALRAAGGAR is encoded by the coding sequence ATGTCCGTAGCGGGAATTAAAAATCTTGGAGTCGGCCTGGGCCTGCGTCGCGAGAACGTCGACGACCTCTTGGCCCGCCTTCCCGCCGAGCTCGATTGCCTCGAGATCGCCCCCGAAAACTACATGAAGACCGGCGGCAAGCTCTACCGCCAGTATCGCGAGCTGGCCGAGCGCTACCCCGTCGCGATCCACGGGCTCAGCCTCTCGGTGGGCAGCCTGCACCCGCTGTCGCGGAAATTTCTCAAGGAGCTGAGGGTTTTTTTGAAAGAGGCGAGGGCGCTGTGGATGAGCGACCACCTCTGCTACTCCTCGGTCTTGGGCGCGCAGTTCCACGACCTGCTGCCGTTGCCGCTCTCGCGCGAGGCGATCCGCCACGTCGTGCCGCGGATCCGGCAGGTGCAGGACTACCTCGAGATGCCCTTCGCGATCGAGAACGTCTCGTATTACGCCTCCGCCGGCAAGGATGAGATGCCGGAGTGGGAGTTTCTGCGCGAGGTGGCCGAGCGGGCCGACTGCTCGCTCCTGCTCGACGTCAACAACATCTACGTCAATGCGGTCAACCACGGCTTCGACCCCTACGAGTATCTCCGCGACCTCCCCTACGAGCGCGTGCTCCACATCCACGTCGCGGGTCATATTCAATATCAGGACTTCCTCTTGGACACGCACGGCGCCCCGGTCATCGACCCGGTCTGGGATTTGCTGCGCTACGTCGCCAAACGGGCCCGGCCCAAGGCCGTGATCATCGAGCGCGACCATAACCTGCCCGTGCTCGAGGAGAGCCTGGCCGAGGTGGCGACGGCGAAGCGCATCTTCGCGGAGGCCCGAGTGCCGCGGCCGGCCCCGCGCCCGAGCGCAGGCGCCCTGCGGGCGGCGGGAGGCGCACGATGA
- a CDS encoding amidophosphoribosyltransferase: MCGIVGIYNHPEASRIAYLGLYALQHRGQEAAGIVTADGDKLHAQRHMGLVADIFNQSKLDKLTGKNAIGHVRYSTSGASQLKNTQPLVFDYSRGEIAIAHNGNLVNAQTLKGEFEAHGSIFQSTTDTEVIIHLLASFHEKDLIGRIIGALKRVEGSYSLLILTKSRMIAARDPYGWRPLVLGDLNGSPIVASETCALDLVEAKFVREVEPGEVLVFDADGMKSYKPFPVPKKKAMCIFEHVYFARPDSTIFGRNVYEVRKGFGRQLAKEHPVEADMVVPVPDSGVPAALGYSEESGIPFQLGLIRNHYVGRTFIEPSDSIRHFGVKVKLNAVKGLVEGKRIVLIDDSIVRGTTSRKIVKMLRDAGAKEVHFRISCPPTKWPCFFGIDTPDRNELIAATHSLDEIRRYITCDTLAYLSIENMFYFDKNHDEWYCDACFSGKFPVPLTDYPNANPEREVKV; encoded by the coding sequence ATGTGCGGAATCGTCGGCATCTATAATCACCCCGAGGCCTCGCGGATCGCGTATTTGGGGCTCTACGCCCTCCAGCACCGCGGGCAAGAGGCCGCGGGCATCGTCACCGCCGACGGCGACAAGCTCCACGCCCAGCGCCACATGGGCCTGGTGGCCGACATCTTCAACCAGAGCAAGCTCGACAAGCTGACGGGCAAGAACGCCATCGGCCACGTTCGCTATTCCACCTCCGGCGCCTCGCAGCTGAAAAACACCCAGCCCCTGGTCTTCGACTACTCCCGCGGCGAGATCGCGATCGCGCACAACGGCAACTTGGTCAACGCCCAGACATTGAAGGGCGAGTTCGAGGCCCACGGCTCGATCTTCCAGTCGACCACCGACACCGAGGTCATCATCCACCTGCTGGCCTCCTTCCACGAGAAGGACCTGATCGGCCGCATCATCGGTGCGCTGAAGCGGGTGGAGGGCTCGTATTCGCTGCTCATCCTCACCAAGAGCCGGATGATCGCCGCGCGCGACCCCTACGGCTGGCGCCCCTTGGTCTTGGGCGACTTAAATGGCAGCCCCATCGTCGCCTCCGAGACCTGCGCCCTCGACCTGGTCGAGGCCAAGTTCGTCCGCGAGGTCGAGCCCGGCGAGGTCCTGGTCTTCGACGCGGACGGCATGAAGTCCTACAAGCCCTTTCCCGTCCCGAAGAAAAAGGCGATGTGTATCTTCGAGCACGTCTATTTCGCCCGCCCCGACAGCACGATCTTCGGCCGCAACGTCTACGAGGTGCGCAAGGGTTTCGGCCGCCAGCTCGCGAAGGAGCACCCCGTCGAGGCCGACATGGTGGTGCCCGTCCCCGACTCGGGCGTGCCCGCCGCCCTGGGCTACAGCGAGGAGTCCGGCATTCCCTTCCAGCTGGGGCTGATCCGCAACCACTACGTCGGTCGCACCTTCATCGAGCCCAGCGACTCGATCCGGCACTTCGGCGTGAAGGTCAAGTTGAATGCCGTCAAGGGGCTGGTCGAAGGCAAGCGCATCGTCCTGATCGACGACTCCATCGTCCGCGGCACCACCTCGCGCAAGATCGTCAAAATGCTGCGGGACGCCGGCGCCAAAGAGGTGCACTTCCGCATCAGCTGCCCCCCGACCAAGTGGCCTTGCTTCTTCGGCATCGACACGCCGGACCGCAATGAATTGATCGCCGCGACGCACAGCCTCGACGAGATCCGGCGCTACATCACCTGCGACACCCTGGCCTACCTTTCGATCGAGAACATGTTCTATTTCGACAAGAACCACGACGAGTGGTACTGCGACGCCTGCTTCTCCGGCAAGTTCCCGGTCCCCCTGACCGACTATCCCAACGCCAATCCCGAGCGCGAGGTGAAGGTTTAG
- the purL gene encoding phosphoribosylformylglycinamidine synthase subunit PurL → MTKSLLQQAQEFGLSEAEYGRVLEILGREPNLVELGIFSVMWSEHCSYKSSRIHLKKLPTDGPQVIQGPGENAGVVDIGEGWGVAFKMESHNHPSFIEPYQGAATGVGGILRDVFTMGARPIANLNSLRFGAAEHPKTPFLVHGVVAGIAGYGNCMGIPTVGGEVFFDASFNGNILVNAMTVGLVRKDGIFKGLAEGVGNPVMYVGSKTGRDGIHGATMASGEFDEKSEEKRPTVQVGDPFTEKLLLEACLEVMAQDVLVGIQDMGAAGLTSSSFEMASRSGSGIEMDLDKIPVREEGMTPYEMMLSESQERMLLVAKRGCEDKVVATFKKWDLDAVVVGRVTDDGWMRLKKDGKIVAELPIAPLTDAAPLYDRPQRPADLKSRQALDWNALSWPQDPGETLLKLLGSPNLCSRRWVYRQYDHMVMTNTVILPGGDAALLRIKGLKKGVAVTADCNSRYCYLDPRLGAQHAVAEAARNIACTGARPLAVTDCLNFGNPEKPEIMWEFAQAVQGMGEACRALGTPIVSGNVSLYNDTNGVSIFPTPTIGMVGLMEDVSKHVTAWFKRAGDAVFLLGELAGGLGAGEYLSFIHGKTAGEPPPLDLAREKALQDFLLRCIDQGLIRSAHDVSDGGLAVALAEACLADPAQAAGVEISLAPGLEGRKLAELFFGEGASRILVSVAPEQAATLEQLAAAAAQPLTRLGQVRPGAFQLGPYLDLPMDRLRRVWEDGFEKLLKRN, encoded by the coding sequence ATGACCAAATCACTGCTACAACAAGCCCAAGAATTCGGCCTCAGCGAGGCGGAGTACGGCCGCGTCCTCGAGATCCTCGGACGCGAGCCCAACTTAGTCGAGCTCGGCATCTTTTCGGTGATGTGGTCCGAGCACTGCAGCTACAAGAGCTCGCGCATCCATCTAAAGAAACTCCCGACCGACGGCCCCCAGGTCATTCAAGGTCCCGGCGAGAACGCCGGCGTCGTCGACATCGGCGAGGGTTGGGGCGTCGCCTTCAAGATGGAGTCGCACAATCACCCCAGCTTCATCGAGCCCTACCAGGGCGCGGCGACCGGCGTGGGCGGCATCCTGCGCGACGTCTTCACCATGGGCGCGCGGCCCATCGCCAATCTCAACTCGCTCCGCTTCGGCGCCGCCGAGCACCCCAAGACCCCCTTCCTCGTCCACGGCGTGGTCGCGGGCATCGCGGGTTATGGCAACTGCATGGGCATCCCCACGGTCGGCGGCGAGGTCTTCTTCGACGCCTCCTTCAACGGCAACATTTTGGTCAACGCCATGACCGTCGGCCTGGTCCGCAAGGACGGCATCTTCAAGGGCTTGGCCGAGGGCGTCGGCAATCCCGTCATGTACGTCGGCTCCAAGACCGGCCGCGACGGCATCCACGGCGCGACGATGGCCTCGGGCGAGTTCGACGAAAAGAGCGAGGAGAAGCGCCCCACCGTGCAGGTCGGCGACCCCTTCACCGAAAAGCTCCTCCTCGAGGCCTGCCTCGAGGTCATGGCCCAGGACGTCCTGGTCGGCATTCAAGACATGGGCGCCGCGGGGCTGACCAGCTCCTCCTTCGAGATGGCCTCGCGCTCCGGCAGCGGCATCGAGATGGATTTGGACAAGATCCCGGTCCGGGAAGAGGGGATGACGCCCTACGAGATGATGCTCAGCGAGTCGCAAGAGCGCATGCTGCTCGTCGCCAAGCGCGGCTGCGAGGACAAGGTCGTCGCGACCTTCAAGAAATGGGACCTCGATGCCGTAGTCGTCGGCCGGGTCACCGACGACGGCTGGATGCGGCTCAAGAAAGACGGCAAGATCGTCGCCGAGCTGCCCATCGCCCCGCTTACCGACGCGGCGCCGCTCTACGACCGCCCGCAACGGCCCGCCGATTTGAAATCCCGCCAGGCCCTCGACTGGAACGCCTTGTCCTGGCCGCAGGACCCCGGCGAGACCCTGCTGAAGCTGCTCGGCTCGCCCAATCTCTGCAGCCGGCGCTGGGTCTACCGCCAGTACGACCACATGGTCATGACCAACACCGTGATCCTGCCCGGCGGCGACGCCGCGCTTTTGCGGATCAAGGGATTGAAGAAGGGCGTCGCGGTCACGGCCGACTGCAACAGCCGCTACTGCTACCTCGACCCGCGGCTCGGCGCCCAGCACGCCGTGGCCGAGGCCGCCCGCAACATCGCCTGCACCGGGGCGCGGCCCCTGGCCGTCACCGACTGCCTCAACTTCGGCAACCCCGAGAAGCCGGAGATCATGTGGGAGTTCGCCCAAGCGGTGCAGGGCATGGGCGAGGCCTGCCGGGCCTTGGGCACCCCCATCGTCAGCGGCAACGTCAGCCTCTACAACGACACGAACGGCGTCTCGATCTTTCCGACGCCGACCATCGGCATGGTCGGCCTGATGGAAGACGTCTCCAAGCACGTCACGGCCTGGTTCAAGCGGGCCGGCGACGCGGTCTTTTTATTGGGCGAGCTCGCCGGCGGCCTTGGCGCCGGCGAGTACTTGAGCTTCATCCACGGCAAGACTGCGGGGGAACCGCCGCCCCTCGACCTCGCCCGCGAGAAGGCCCTGCAAGATTTTCTCCTGCGCTGCATCGACCAGGGCCTGATCCGCTCGGCCCACGACGTTTCCGACGGCGGTCTCGCCGTCGCCCTGGCGGAGGCCTGCCTGGCCGATCCCGCGCAGGCCGCCGGCGTCGAGATCTCCCTGGCGCCCGGCCTCGAGGGCCGGAAGCTCGCCGAGCTGTTCTTCGGCGAGGGCGCCTCGCGCATTCTCGTCTCGGTCGCTCCGGAACAGGCGGCCACCCTCGAGCAGCTGGCCGCCGCCGCGGCGCAGCCGCTCACCCGTCTCGGCCAAGTCCGTCCGGGCGCCTTTCAGCTGGGGCCTTATCTCGATTTGCCTATGGACCGGCTGCGCCGGGTCTGGGAGGATGGCTTCGAGAAGCTCTTGAAGAGGAACTGA
- the purQ gene encoding phosphoribosylformylglycinamidine synthase subunit PurQ yields the protein MKVGVVVFPGSNCDHDLYHVVGKILGFEAVYLWHKDADLKGCDAVVIPGGFSYGDYLRCGAIAKFSPVMKEVQRFAQEGRPLLGICNGFQILTEAGLLPGALIRNRSLKFLCDYTNIRVDSAETPFTRRAGKGSVLKIPIAHGEGNYFIDAEGLKKLEGEGQVVFRYVDAQGEASEAANPNGSLNNIAGVCNARRNVVGLMPHPERVSEALLGCEDGKRIFESLLAS from the coding sequence ATGAAAGTCGGCGTCGTCGTATTCCCCGGCAGCAACTGCGACCATGATCTCTACCACGTCGTCGGTAAGATCTTGGGCTTCGAGGCGGTCTACCTTTGGCACAAGGACGCCGACCTGAAGGGCTGCGACGCGGTGGTGATTCCCGGAGGCTTCTCCTACGGCGACTACCTGCGCTGCGGGGCCATCGCCAAGTTCTCGCCCGTGATGAAAGAGGTCCAACGCTTCGCCCAGGAGGGCCGGCCGCTCCTCGGCATCTGCAACGGCTTTCAGATCCTCACCGAGGCGGGGCTCTTGCCCGGCGCGCTGATCCGCAACCGCTCGCTCAAGTTCCTTTGCGATTATACTAATATCCGCGTCGACAGCGCCGAGACGCCCTTCACCCGCAGGGCGGGCAAGGGGAGCGTGCTGAAGATCCCCATCGCCCACGGCGAGGGCAATTACTTCATCGACGCCGAGGGTTTGAAAAAATTGGAAGGCGAGGGGCAGGTGGTGTTCCGCTACGTCGACGCTCAGGGCGAGGCGAGCGAGGCGGCCAACCCCAACGGTTCCTTGAACAACATCGCGGGCGTCTGCAATGCCCGTCGCAACGTCGTCGGCCTGATGCCGCACCCCGAGCGGGTGAGCGAGGCCCTCCTGGGCTGCGAGGACGGGAAGAGGATTTTCGAGAGTTTGCTGGCTTCGTAG
- the purS gene encoding phosphoribosylformylglycinamidine synthase subunit PurS, whose translation MKAKVTVKLKNGVLDPQGKAILNSAHALGFEEVRDVRVGKSFEIDLGTQDPKQAKERLAQLSDKLLANTVIENFEVEIL comes from the coding sequence ATGAAAGCCAAAGTCACGGTAAAACTGAAAAACGGCGTCCTCGACCCCCAAGGCAAGGCGATCCTCAATTCCGCCCACGCCCTGGGTTTTGAGGAGGTTCGGGACGTCCGGGTCGGCAAGTCCTTCGAGATCGACCTGGGCACCCAGGATCCCAAGCAGGCCAAGGAGCGCCTCGCCCAGCTCTCGGACAAGCTGCTCGCGAACACGGTCATCGAAAACTTCGAAGTGGAGATTTTATAG
- a CDS encoding adenylosuccinate lyase, translating into MLERYSRPQMVQIWEPQAKFQRWLDIEVAACEAWAKLKKIPAQDLKNIQKKARFDIARINAIEAITKHDVIAFVSCVAEFVGPSGRFLHMGLTSSDVLDTCLAMQLRDAGRILLQDLDQLLKVLKRKAHQYKETVQVGRSHGIHAEPITFGLKLAIWYDEMKRNRERLALAIEQIAFGKCSGAVGTFAHAPPAIERYVMKKLGLKPAPASSQIVQRDRHAFYFATLAVIAGTVDKIAVEVRHLQRTEVLEAEEYFSPGQKGSSAMPHKRNPILSENLSGLARLIRGYAVSAFENQPLWHERDISHSSVERVIGPDATVTLDFMLGRLTHLLENLVVYPKRMRENLEKLGGLVHSQQVLLALVESGMKREDAYAVVQRLAMRVWETRENYAALLKQDEQVRKHLSPKEIDAIFDLKHHLKHVGHIFKRVFGA; encoded by the coding sequence TTGCTCGAGAGATACAGTCGCCCGCAAATGGTCCAGATCTGGGAGCCCCAGGCCAAGTTCCAGCGCTGGCTGGACATCGAGGTGGCCGCCTGCGAGGCCTGGGCGAAATTGAAGAAGATCCCCGCCCAGGATTTAAAGAACATCCAAAAGAAGGCCCGCTTCGACATCGCGCGGATCAACGCCATCGAGGCGATCACCAAGCACGACGTCATCGCCTTCGTCAGCTGCGTGGCCGAGTTCGTCGGGCCCTCGGGGCGCTTTTTGCACATGGGGCTGACCAGCTCGGACGTCCTCGACACCTGCCTCGCCATGCAGCTGCGCGACGCGGGGCGGATCCTTTTGCAAGACCTCGATCAGCTGCTCAAGGTCCTCAAGCGCAAGGCCCATCAATATAAAGAGACGGTGCAGGTGGGGCGCTCCCACGGGATCCACGCCGAGCCGATCACTTTCGGCCTCAAGCTGGCGATCTGGTACGACGAGATGAAGCGCAACCGCGAGCGCCTCGCGCTGGCCATCGAGCAGATCGCCTTCGGCAAGTGCTCGGGGGCGGTCGGGACTTTCGCCCACGCGCCGCCCGCGATCGAGCGATACGTCATGAAGAAGCTGGGGCTGAAGCCCGCGCCGGCCTCCTCGCAGATCGTGCAGCGCGACCGCCACGCATTTTATTTCGCGACCCTGGCCGTGATCGCCGGCACCGTCGACAAGATCGCCGTCGAGGTCCGCCACCTGCAGCGCACCGAGGTCCTGGAGGCCGAGGAGTATTTCTCGCCGGGCCAAAAGGGCTCGTCGGCGATGCCGCACAAGCGCAACCCGATCCTCTCGGAAAACTTGTCGGGCCTGGCGCGCCTGATCCGCGGCTACGCGGTCTCGGCCTTCGAAAATCAGCCGCTTTGGCACGAGCGCGACATCAGCCATTCCAGCGTCGAGCGGGTGATCGGCCCCGACGCGACGGTGACGCTCGACTTCATGCTGGGGCGACTGACGCACCTGCTGGAAAACCTGGTCGTCTACCCCAAGCGAATGCGCGAAAACCTCGAGAAGCTGGGCGGCCTTGTGCACAGCCAGCAGGTTCTGCTAGCCCTGGTCGAGTCGGGGATGAAGCGCGAGGACGCCTACGCCGTCGTCCAGCGCCTGGCGATGCGGGTCTGGGAGACACGGGAGAATTACGCGGCGCTGCTGAAGCAGGACGAGCAGGTCCGCAAACATTTAAGCCCGAAGGAGATCGACGCGATCTTCGACCTGAAGCATCACCTGAAGCACGTGGGGCATATCTTTAAGCGGGTATTCGGGGCCTAG